In Brevibacillus brevis NBRC 100599, a single genomic region encodes these proteins:
- a CDS encoding family 10 glycosylhydrolase — protein MKVRKWFMLLLMFVLCIPTMGISVQAAQTSSGISIYLDGQQIKSDVAPYIVPKADVTMVPMRVIGENLGAEVNWEPKSQTATISKQDTLLSLTVNQKNARVNNNSIPLDASVQNKQGRIMVPLRFVSEQLGLAVNWEDKTRTIRLQSGNVATMTPPPQDILSGNGAMEPGTPVVTNGNLHGVWISTVYNLDWPSSGSYGNPAKQQQEYIQLLDELQAMGMNAAFVQVRPSGDALYPSTLTPWSRFLTGTPGKDPGYDPLAFMVQETHRRGMQFHAWFNPFRATTDAKTDQLPANHVIKQHPDWIVNANKKLYINPGVPAARQQIINEVMEVVQRYDIDGVHLDDYFYPSNVAFADDAAFKAYNSKKIVSKADWRRDNINQFVQQMNQSIKSVKPHVQFGISPFGVWRNSNVDPTGSDTKAGVTAYDHMFADVRTWIQQGWIDYVTPQIYWSFSFAPAQYDKLVTWWANEVQGTNVKLYIGHSPYKLGTAEAGWQSAQEIINQLNFNAMVPQVQGSIFFSAKDLRKNPLGLLPALSSYYNR, from the coding sequence ATGAAGGTACGCAAGTGGTTTATGCTTTTGCTAATGTTCGTACTATGTATTCCAACGATGGGGATATCCGTGCAGGCTGCGCAGACATCCTCTGGCATCAGCATCTATTTGGACGGGCAACAAATCAAAAGTGACGTCGCTCCGTACATTGTTCCAAAAGCAGATGTAACGATGGTTCCAATGCGGGTGATCGGTGAAAATCTGGGAGCCGAAGTAAATTGGGAGCCAAAGTCTCAAACTGCAACGATCAGTAAGCAAGATACCTTGTTGTCGCTGACGGTTAATCAAAAGAACGCTCGCGTGAACAACAACAGCATCCCACTCGATGCTTCCGTTCAGAACAAACAAGGGAGAATTATGGTTCCGCTGCGTTTTGTCTCTGAGCAGTTGGGCCTTGCGGTAAACTGGGAAGACAAAACAAGAACCATCCGCCTGCAAAGCGGCAACGTCGCTACCATGACTCCGCCACCACAGGATATATTGAGTGGAAACGGCGCGATGGAACCAGGCACACCTGTCGTGACAAATGGAAATTTGCACGGGGTATGGATATCTACGGTCTACAACTTGGACTGGCCTTCTTCCGGTTCATACGGAAATCCAGCAAAGCAGCAACAAGAATACATACAGCTGCTCGATGAGCTGCAAGCCATGGGAATGAACGCTGCTTTCGTGCAAGTTCGCCCATCTGGAGATGCACTGTATCCTTCTACACTCACTCCATGGTCGAGATTTTTGACGGGAACTCCAGGGAAAGATCCTGGCTACGACCCGCTTGCCTTTATGGTACAAGAAACGCATAGACGCGGGATGCAATTCCATGCTTGGTTCAACCCGTTCCGTGCCACTACAGATGCAAAAACAGACCAATTGCCAGCGAATCACGTGATCAAGCAGCATCCTGACTGGATTGTGAATGCCAACAAAAAGCTTTACATCAATCCGGGTGTTCCCGCAGCACGTCAGCAAATTATTAATGAAGTAATGGAAGTCGTACAACGCTATGACATCGATGGTGTCCATTTGGATGATTATTTCTATCCTTCCAATGTCGCCTTTGCAGACGATGCAGCATTCAAGGCTTACAACAGCAAAAAAATCGTGTCCAAAGCAGACTGGCGCCGCGATAATATCAATCAGTTTGTTCAACAAATGAATCAGTCTATCAAGAGCGTCAAGCCTCACGTTCAGTTCGGGATCAGTCCATTCGGTGTATGGCGCAACAGCAACGTCGATCCGACCGGCTCCGATACAAAAGCTGGCGTTACTGCTTATGACCACATGTTTGCCGATGTGCGCACGTGGATTCAACAAGGATGGATTGATTATGTGACTCCGCAAATTTATTGGAGCTTTTCCTTCGCCCCTGCCCAATACGACAAGCTCGTTACTTGGTGGGCAAACGAAGTACAAGGCACGAACGTCAAGCTCTACATCGGTCATTCGCCATACAAGCTGGGAACGGCCGAAGCTGGCTGGCAGAGTGCCCAGGAGATTATCAACCAGTTGAATTTCAACGCGATGGTTCCTCAGGTTCAAGGCAGCATTTTCTTTAGTGCCAAGGATTTGCGGAAAAATCCATTGGGTCTGCTCCCAGCTCTTAGCAGCTATTACAACCGCTAA
- a CDS encoding collagen binding domain-containing protein encodes MQRKSWIVVVALLLIIQNFFGFTTTTYAQTQGEVVVENSGEPGTGNPTDPGTGTPTDPGTGNPTDPGTGTPTDPGTGNPTDPGTGTPTDPGTGNPTDPGTGNPTDPGTGNPTDPGTGTPTDPGTGTPTDPGTGTPTDPGTGTPTDPGTGTPTDPGTGTPTNPGTGTPTTPPVEPPVPLPEVPVPVPDPEDNIIKDNIITSVVMKDKDGNNIEDIRPDQGSRVQVDFTWKIPAGHPYSEGATFTFPLPDKFRTDRVLTGDLNGGYGTYEVTTDGTVTFTFSDTINDGAEINDGTFFVWREFDEKKFEGGTRQEIDFKFDGIAPISVHFKGKNNNEIDKNGKANKGMNPSYLDWTVDFNLGENPIKGAVFTDELPSGLDIDMSSIKVFPLDVQLNGSVKPKAEVTTFTPEKLTEGNGFKMNFGDIDGAYRVTYKTNVTGTTDTTYTNKATVTGTNLPKDLIDSANVSVRFSQPLNKKAIDYDYTKQTITWAIQYNYNEKLIKQGDAWLEDRFDTSHQELVNNSFTVHKMTIDDNGNGTKDGAAITGYNVTESATGFRLEFDHDVSAAYEITYKTKAKNRVHQDSYLVKNEVEIYDGTKKDASKEITQAIFWKNAKKEKVDYLNKTIEWTLSLNEDNQVMDEVVITDSYAGQGLTLLPDKVKINDWTKDLEEGPDKDYSISPNPKYEDGLKITFHKPVTKALVITYLTKFDPTSKDRPSAYKNKAELNWKENGKAQDPITKSATVKPDSYTSNNGNKTGKYDARTKEITWTIDVNYNLHKINNAIIRDFYTGEQTFVKDSLRVHKLLLTGGADGVKVVEGPVVPIKFDPLTNGFELHLGEIDSAYRITYTTSLADLPVGEVYENNATMHDSDITGTPLYKGKTTVRPTYGGQYVLKTGAQGTGADSEYATWTVKINPSQSYISAGAALTDTLSSNQILMKDSFKLFTTTVSESGALTIGKEVTSENYTLEVVGNTFKLTFKNDLHTAYILEYRSFINADHGEVIKNEASFAGKTVVGKGKDGQEGVKVSLSGAGGGAGTPGKGDLKIIKTDADTKKALAGATFGLYDKAGKTLLETVVTDENGIATFKGYKFKAYKLKELSAPVGYVIADEYRNGKDITLKAPAGADPAIPVTIEMTIDNKLLRQGFELTKVDAENAGKALEGAVFNLQVERGGAFETIAELTTGPDGKVSKGDLAEGNYQLVETKAPKGYKLDATPISFKIASNQTEIVTLTKKNAKKIGSVQLLKVDHYTKEPLPGVTFELQDADGKILQSGLTTDKNGILLLENLKAGFYQLVETKALADYELAEPLKFEVTEEGIASLTLTNRLNPGSVKLTKVRTGYPNHKLKGAEFTLRDENGQVAKDMNGQELTKLTTDGNGELIVEGLNPGKYEFIETKAPAGYVKSSKPIEFEIKRNQVAGDHVLVTAENDVLPSGGGGGGGGGNPEPKPEPEPEKPEPKPEPEPEPEPKPEPEPEKPEKPEKPDRPDKPDKPDKPGKPSKPDQPSKPDQPGNPDQPGNPDQPGNPDQSENPDQSENPDQPGNSDQPGTPDANNNTSGESNQTGNTTKPNDSGAANNSNVLETSNASPSTGKVLPQTGEQANPLPIVAGIVSILIGISIMYRRNKKA; translated from the coding sequence ATGCAAAGGAAATCTTGGATCGTTGTGGTGGCACTTTTGCTCATCATCCAAAACTTTTTCGGTTTCACGACAACCACGTATGCCCAAACACAAGGTGAGGTTGTCGTAGAGAATAGTGGGGAGCCGGGAACGGGCAACCCTACTGATCCGGGCACTGGAACTCCTACCGATCCAGGAACGGGCAACCCTACTGATCCGGGCACTGGAACTCCTACCGATCCAGGAACGGGCAACCCTACTGATCCGGGCACTGGAACTCCTACCGATCCGGGAACGGGCAACCCTACTGATCCGGGTACAGGTAACCCTACCGATCCGGGTACAGGTAACCCTACCGATCCGGGCACAGGGACTCCTACCGATCCGGGTACAGGAACTCCTACCGATCCAGGTACAGGGACTCCTACCGATCCAGGTACAGGGACTCCTACCGATCCAGGTACAGGGACTCCTACCGATCCAGGTACAGGGACTCCTACCAATCCAGGTACAGGTACTCCGACTACGCCACCTGTTGAACCACCAGTTCCTCTACCAGAGGTTCCGGTACCAGTTCCAGACCCTGAAGACAACATCATCAAAGACAACATCATCACCAGCGTAGTCATGAAGGACAAAGACGGAAACAACATTGAAGACATCCGCCCCGATCAGGGCTCGCGTGTTCAAGTTGATTTCACCTGGAAAATCCCTGCCGGACATCCTTACTCAGAAGGTGCCACCTTTACCTTCCCCCTCCCAGATAAGTTTCGAACCGATCGCGTTTTGACCGGAGATCTGAACGGAGGCTACGGTACCTATGAAGTGACAACCGATGGCACCGTCACCTTCACTTTTAGCGATACCATCAATGATGGCGCTGAGATCAATGACGGAACGTTCTTTGTGTGGCGGGAATTCGATGAGAAAAAGTTTGAGGGCGGCACGAGACAGGAAATCGATTTCAAATTCGATGGCATCGCCCCGATTTCTGTCCATTTCAAAGGCAAAAACAACAATGAAATCGACAAGAACGGAAAAGCAAACAAGGGAATGAATCCTAGCTATCTTGACTGGACCGTCGATTTTAACTTAGGTGAAAATCCGATTAAAGGCGCTGTCTTTACGGATGAGCTTCCAAGCGGTCTGGATATCGACATGAGCTCGATTAAGGTCTTCCCATTAGACGTTCAGTTGAATGGCTCTGTTAAACCAAAGGCTGAGGTAACTACCTTCACTCCTGAGAAATTGACAGAAGGAAATGGGTTCAAAATGAACTTTGGCGACATCGACGGTGCTTATCGCGTCACGTACAAGACCAACGTCACCGGTACGACAGATACAACCTACACGAATAAAGCCACTGTTACAGGAACGAACCTTCCAAAGGATTTAATCGATTCCGCAAATGTCTCTGTCCGATTCAGCCAACCTCTGAACAAAAAAGCGATTGACTATGATTACACCAAACAGACGATCACCTGGGCTATTCAGTACAACTACAATGAAAAACTGATCAAGCAAGGTGATGCATGGCTCGAGGATCGCTTTGATACCAGTCATCAAGAGCTCGTGAATAATTCTTTTACCGTTCATAAAATGACCATCGACGACAACGGAAACGGAACAAAAGACGGGGCTGCCATCACAGGGTACAACGTAACCGAGTCTGCTACCGGCTTCCGCTTGGAGTTTGATCATGACGTATCGGCTGCTTACGAAATCACCTACAAAACCAAAGCTAAAAATCGGGTCCACCAAGACAGCTACCTCGTGAAAAATGAAGTAGAGATCTACGACGGAACCAAAAAAGATGCATCCAAAGAGATCACGCAAGCAATCTTCTGGAAAAACGCCAAAAAAGAAAAAGTTGATTACCTGAATAAAACGATCGAATGGACGCTGAGTCTAAACGAGGACAATCAGGTGATGGATGAAGTCGTCATTACTGACAGTTATGCGGGTCAAGGGCTGACTCTTCTTCCTGACAAAGTAAAAATCAACGATTGGACAAAGGATTTGGAAGAAGGTCCTGACAAAGACTACAGCATCTCTCCGAATCCAAAGTACGAGGATGGACTCAAGATCACCTTCCACAAACCAGTCACAAAAGCCCTTGTAATTACGTACCTGACGAAGTTCGATCCTACTTCCAAGGACCGTCCATCCGCGTACAAAAACAAGGCTGAACTGAACTGGAAGGAAAATGGGAAAGCACAAGACCCTATCACGAAATCCGCTACTGTTAAACCAGACAGCTACACCAGCAATAACGGCAACAAAACAGGTAAATACGACGCCCGCACAAAAGAAATCACGTGGACAATCGATGTGAACTATAACCTTCACAAGATTAACAACGCGATCATTCGGGATTTTTATACCGGAGAACAAACTTTTGTGAAGGACTCGTTACGCGTGCATAAGTTGCTGCTTACAGGTGGAGCAGACGGTGTGAAAGTGGTCGAAGGACCAGTTGTTCCTATCAAATTCGACCCATTAACCAACGGTTTTGAGCTGCATCTTGGCGAGATCGACTCGGCCTATCGCATCACGTACACAACCAGTTTGGCTGATCTGCCTGTCGGAGAAGTGTACGAAAACAATGCCACTATGCATGATAGTGACATAACTGGCACTCCACTCTATAAAGGCAAGACGACCGTCAGACCGACATACGGTGGGCAGTACGTCCTCAAAACAGGCGCACAAGGTACAGGAGCAGATTCAGAGTATGCAACATGGACAGTAAAAATCAATCCGAGCCAGTCGTACATTTCGGCAGGTGCTGCATTGACCGATACGCTGTCCAGCAATCAAATTCTGATGAAAGACTCCTTCAAGCTCTTTACGACAACTGTCTCTGAATCCGGTGCCCTGACTATCGGAAAAGAAGTGACTTCTGAGAACTACACATTAGAAGTAGTCGGCAACACCTTTAAACTGACTTTTAAAAACGACCTGCACACTGCCTACATCCTGGAGTACCGTTCCTTTATCAATGCTGATCATGGAGAGGTCATCAAAAACGAAGCCTCTTTTGCAGGGAAAACAGTTGTAGGTAAAGGGAAAGATGGACAAGAAGGTGTCAAAGTCAGCTTGTCCGGTGCTGGTGGCGGAGCCGGCACGCCTGGTAAAGGCGACTTGAAAATCATCAAAACAGACGCAGATACGAAAAAAGCATTGGCAGGCGCCACGTTTGGTCTCTACGACAAGGCAGGGAAAACCTTGCTGGAAACAGTCGTGACCGATGAAAATGGCATTGCTACTTTCAAAGGCTACAAATTTAAAGCGTACAAGTTAAAAGAATTATCCGCTCCTGTTGGCTACGTCATCGCAGACGAGTACAGAAACGGAAAAGACATTACGTTAAAAGCTCCTGCAGGTGCTGACCCTGCTATTCCAGTTACAATCGAAATGACCATCGACAACAAGCTGCTCCGTCAAGGATTTGAGTTAACCAAAGTTGACGCGGAGAATGCTGGCAAAGCACTGGAAGGCGCTGTCTTCAATCTGCAGGTTGAAAGAGGCGGAGCATTCGAAACGATCGCTGAGCTGACAACCGGCCCTGACGGAAAAGTCTCCAAAGGCGATCTGGCAGAAGGAAACTATCAGCTAGTCGAAACGAAAGCTCCGAAGGGATACAAGCTGGATGCGACTCCGATTTCATTCAAAATTGCCTCCAACCAGACAGAAATTGTAACCCTTACGAAAAAGAACGCCAAAAAGATCGGGTCCGTTCAATTGTTGAAAGTGGACCACTACACCAAAGAGCCACTTCCTGGCGTAACCTTTGAGCTTCAAGATGCTGACGGGAAAATACTGCAAAGTGGACTCACAACGGATAAGAACGGTATCCTTCTCCTCGAAAACCTGAAAGCAGGATTCTACCAGCTCGTGGAAACAAAAGCCCTTGCTGATTATGAGCTTGCTGAACCACTGAAATTCGAAGTGACAGAGGAAGGCATTGCCTCTCTTACGTTGACCAACAGATTGAACCCAGGGTCTGTGAAACTGACCAAAGTAAGAACAGGATACCCAAATCATAAGCTCAAAGGAGCTGAATTTACGCTCCGAGATGAAAATGGTCAGGTAGCCAAAGATATGAACGGTCAGGAGCTTACCAAGCTGACAACAGATGGCAACGGAGAGCTGATTGTCGAAGGACTGAATCCGGGCAAATATGAGTTTATCGAGACGAAAGCACCTGCTGGTTATGTAAAAAGCAGCAAGCCAATCGAATTCGAGATTAAAAGAAACCAAGTAGCTGGCGACCATGTGTTGGTCACTGCTGAAAACGATGTGCTTCCAAGCGGCGGCGGTGGTGGTGGTGGTGGCGGAAATCCTGAGCCAAAACCTGAACCGGAGCCCGAAAAGCCAGAACCGAAGCCAGAGCCTGAACCAGAACCAGAACCAAAACCAGAGCCCGAACCGGAAAAACCAGAGAAGCCAGAGAAGCCGGATAGACCAGACAAACCGGATAAACCAGACAAACCAGGTAAACCTAGCAAACCGGATCAACCTAGCAAACCAGACCAACCTGGAAACCCAGACCAACCTGGGAACCCAGACCAGCCTGGTAACCCAGACCAATCCGAAAACCCAGACCAATCCGAAAACCCAGACCAACCTGGGAACTCGGATCAACCTGGCACTCCTGATGCAAACAACAACACTTCAGGAGAGTCGAATCAAACAGGAAATACGACCAAACCGAACGATTCGGGAGCTGCTAATAACTCCAACGTCCTGGAAACCAGTAACGCATCTCCATCAACAGGTAAAGTATTGCCTCAAACGGGAGAGCAAGCGAACCCACTCCCTATCGTTGCAGGTATCGTTTCGATCTTGATCGGTATTTCGATCATGTATCGCAGAAATAAGAAGGCGTAG
- a CDS encoding class D sortase gives MRVLLSAGFILAGLFLLFYPQWETAVSAQKQEQLIEAFEQLSNVSEQIETTTSEDPPAPQIQEPLAMLEGARGVIRIPKIDLKMMIFEGADKHALSKGVGLIEPDKEFGVNNVGLAGHRGIIHGKQFNRLDELAPNDEIEIKTKTATYQFVVVKAFIVDRAQVEVLEDQKKPLITLVTCTPVGAKDPKDRLIVQAEWKQTTSSQP, from the coding sequence GTGCGAGTGCTGTTAAGTGCCGGGTTTATCTTGGCAGGCTTATTCCTCCTTTTCTATCCTCAATGGGAAACGGCGGTATCTGCACAAAAGCAGGAACAGCTCATCGAAGCGTTCGAACAACTAAGCAACGTCAGCGAGCAAATAGAAACAACTACATCAGAGGACCCTCCAGCTCCTCAGATACAAGAGCCGCTCGCTATGTTGGAAGGTGCCAGAGGCGTGATTCGGATTCCCAAAATTGATCTGAAAATGATGATTTTTGAAGGCGCGGACAAGCATGCCTTGAGTAAAGGTGTTGGCCTGATCGAGCCAGACAAGGAATTCGGCGTGAACAATGTTGGACTGGCAGGTCATCGCGGGATTATTCACGGTAAGCAATTCAATCGCTTGGACGAACTAGCACCTAACGATGAGATTGAGATCAAGACGAAAACGGCAACCTACCAATTCGTTGTCGTGAAAGCCTTTATCGTAGATCGTGCACAAGTAGAAGTTCTAGAGGATCAAAAGAAGCCATTGATCACCTTGGTCACATGCACCCCTGTTGGAGCAAAGGATCCGAAGGACAGACTGATCGTTCAAGCTGAATGGAAACAAACGACTTCATCTCAGCCCTAA
- a CDS encoding YHYH domain-containing protein has product MKKIISVLALILCFAFFPVQIIEAHPGRTDANGGHTCRTNCEKWGLQYGEYHYHNGGGGSSNSQVKKSAPPKPAAPRTQPNILPSKTIVAVDNATVYSAPSLDSVIAATLWYGFEIKASGTQSEFIAMDQGYISKTVVTSYTPTTPKTVKIQGEKGYFFSTPSTESPGRGYAIKDALVQVVGERGDWYYGSTVDANGKVLVGFVSKSVAY; this is encoded by the coding sequence ATGAAAAAGATTATTTCTGTACTTGCACTCATTCTTTGCTTTGCTTTTTTCCCTGTTCAAATAATTGAGGCGCATCCAGGCAGAACAGATGCAAATGGTGGACACACCTGTAGAACAAACTGTGAAAAATGGGGATTACAATATGGGGAATATCACTATCACAACGGTGGCGGTGGTTCTTCCAACAGCCAAGTGAAAAAATCGGCCCCTCCAAAACCAGCGGCCCCCCGTACACAACCAAACATACTCCCTTCGAAAACAATTGTAGCTGTAGACAATGCTACCGTTTATTCTGCTCCATCCCTTGACTCTGTCATTGCTGCAACCCTTTGGTATGGCTTTGAAATCAAAGCATCCGGTACACAGTCGGAATTTATTGCCATGGATCAAGGCTACATTTCCAAAACAGTGGTCACTTCGTATACACCGACTACTCCTAAGACTGTCAAAATTCAAGGAGAGAAAGGCTACTTCTTCTCGACCCCTTCCACAGAAAGTCCAGGCAGGGGCTACGCTATCAAAGATGCACTTGTTCAAGTAGTCGGTGAACGTGGAGATTGGTATTACGGCTCCACCGTTGATGCAAACGGGAAGGTTTTAGTTGGATTTGTTTCGAAAAGCGTCGCCTATTAA
- a CDS encoding RNA polymerase sigma factor, with translation MDTKQIEELVDEIIQGADDRYAIIMKSYQTPIFHYCYHILGNRCEAEDATQEVFFKAYRNLKKYSPIMPFAAWLYKIAYHHCIDLIRKRKWTKLLPFLMQDKESQSDIERHIENVYFSEDVFLAMQTLSVEERTLLLLRGVEEKTYEEISLIMNKNAASLRKKFERTASKFRSAYSPLGKGGSAHDESKQIAREY, from the coding sequence GTGGACACGAAACAGATAGAAGAACTCGTGGATGAGATCATTCAGGGAGCGGATGACCGCTACGCTATCATTATGAAAAGCTACCAAACGCCGATATTTCACTACTGCTATCACATCTTGGGGAATCGATGCGAAGCGGAAGATGCCACACAGGAGGTCTTCTTCAAGGCTTATCGCAACTTGAAAAAATACAGTCCAATTATGCCGTTCGCAGCTTGGCTTTATAAAATAGCCTATCACCACTGCATCGATCTCATCAGAAAAAGGAAATGGACAAAATTGTTGCCATTTTTGATGCAGGACAAAGAGTCTCAATCAGACATCGAGCGGCATATTGAAAATGTTTATTTCAGTGAGGATGTATTTCTTGCCATGCAGACACTCTCGGTAGAGGAAAGAACGCTTCTCTTGCTGCGAGGCGTGGAAGAAAAGACGTACGAGGAAATTTCCTTGATCATGAACAAAAACGCTGCGAGTCTGCGCAAAAAATTCGAGCGTACTGCATCGAAGTTCCGATCCGCTTATTCTCCTTTAGGGAAGGGAGGGTCAGCTCACGATGAGTCGAAACAAATCGCACGAGAGTATTAA
- a CDS encoding lipase/acyltransferase domain-containing protein, which produces MSSFLAPKAPIVFVPGLFGSMSDQIIPGTGDWGFGFARTAYEPFIRLLGKMGYPLNEQLFVAFYDWRRQIDISAERFLLPVIERAKQTTGAPCVNLICHSMGGLVARAYVQGEFYQNDVDQLLIFATPNAGSPVAYSYWAGGKLPRSVSGKRNVVELYMSVYLAYLEQSIPFHRIQAIHRHFPSLLDLTPSAAYGDYLLEKKQGVEAFVPYKQMVVKNQYMDNLNATMGIIAARNIRVTLVAGIGHETIHYLRTVPSLSPDKWVDGRVVGSINSDAGDGSVMANSVFALEGERYYVEATHLEILYKSEPLLRQLLE; this is translated from the coding sequence ATGAGTTCTTTTCTTGCGCCAAAGGCACCGATTGTTTTTGTTCCGGGGCTGTTTGGGTCGATGAGTGATCAAATTATTCCGGGTACTGGTGACTGGGGCTTCGGGTTTGCTCGAACGGCTTACGAGCCATTTATCCGTTTGCTTGGAAAAATGGGTTACCCCCTCAATGAACAATTGTTTGTAGCTTTTTATGATTGGCGAAGGCAGATCGATATTTCAGCCGAGCGCTTTTTACTGCCTGTCATCGAGCGAGCGAAGCAAACGACTGGTGCCCCTTGTGTCAATCTCATTTGCCATAGCATGGGGGGCCTTGTTGCTAGAGCCTATGTCCAGGGTGAATTTTATCAAAACGATGTGGATCAACTGCTCATCTTTGCGACTCCTAACGCAGGATCGCCTGTTGCCTACAGCTATTGGGCAGGAGGGAAGCTGCCGCGCTCTGTTTCTGGCAAAAGAAATGTCGTGGAGCTATACATGAGTGTATATCTGGCCTATTTGGAGCAAAGCATCCCTTTTCATCGCATACAAGCTATTCACAGACACTTTCCCAGTCTCCTTGATCTTACTCCGTCAGCAGCATATGGCGATTATTTGTTGGAGAAAAAACAGGGAGTAGAAGCCTTTGTGCCTTATAAACAGATGGTCGTGAAAAATCAATACATGGACAATTTGAACGCAACGATGGGGATTATCGCAGCCCGCAATATTCGCGTCACGCTGGTAGCTGGTATCGGACATGAAACGATTCATTACCTGCGAACAGTCCCTTCGCTATCTCCCGATAAATGGGTCGATGGAAGAGTAGTGGGCTCGATCAATAGTGATGCTGGGGATGGGAGTGTCATGGCGAACAGTGTATTTGCACTAGAAGGGGAGCGTTATTACGTAGAGGCTACACATCTGGAGATTTTGTATAAAAGTGAACCGCTTCTCCGGCAATTGCTAGAGTAG
- a CDS encoding LysE family translocator — MFGIVHYEAFLMTAIMLNLIPGSDTMYIITRSISQGKQAGILSVLGILTGSLIHTLLAAFGLSLLLAQSIVLFNIVKILGVAYLVYLGIRMLMTKESPAFDAADSKKLKGEKVYLQAILTSVTNPKVALFFIAFLPQFVSATEAGPLPFLILGLTFTVTGGIWCSLLALFASFATQKLRNNQKFSVILNKLTGIVFIGMGLNLLRAKANP, encoded by the coding sequence GCAATCATGTTGAACCTGATACCCGGCTCAGACACAATGTACATCATCACCCGCAGCATTTCGCAAGGAAAACAGGCAGGTATTCTTTCGGTTCTCGGCATTTTGACAGGCTCACTCATTCACACGCTCTTGGCTGCTTTCGGCTTGTCGCTTCTTTTGGCGCAATCCATCGTGCTTTTTAACATCGTCAAAATATTGGGGGTCGCCTATCTCGTTTATTTGGGCATTCGCATGCTCATGACGAAGGAATCACCAGCTTTTGACGCAGCCGATTCCAAGAAGCTAAAGGGTGAAAAGGTCTATCTGCAAGCGATCCTGACGAGTGTCACGAATCCAAAGGTCGCCCTGTTTTTTATCGCCTTCCTCCCGCAATTTGTTAGCGCGACGGAAGCCGGACCACTCCCTTTCCTTATTCTCGGCCTCACTTTTACCGTTACGGGTGGCATCTGGTGTAGTCTCCTCGCCCTGTTTGCTTCCTTCGCTACGCAAAAATTGCGTAATAATCAGAAGTTCTCTGTCATTCTCAACAAGCTGACGGGGATTGTTTTTATCGGGATGGGGTTGAATCTGTTGCGGGCCAAAGCGAATCCTTAG